The following DNA comes from Denticeps clupeoides chromosome 14, fDenClu1.1, whole genome shotgun sequence.
ATTCAACTGGTGCTGCTTATCGATTTTGCCCACTCCTGGAACGAGTCCTGGgtggagaagatggaggagggCAACTCGCGCTGCTGGTATGCAGGTATGGACTGTGTGCTTACCAAAGTCAACATTTTGACTGTtctgtgattgtcattgtgagacactgcagcacagaacacggcgACAtgacgaaatttgtcctctgcttttaaccatcacccttggtgagcagtgggcagccatgtcagggactgtgctttgctcagtggcaccttggcagattgggattcgaaccggcaaccttttgattatggggccgcttccttagccgctaggccttTTGTTTTTACGCtattttttgtttgcttgtttacaGATTGTTGTAAACGTCGCTTGTAGTGTACGGTTGTAATGTTCTGAAATCCGGTGCTCCTTGCCCCTCCAGCTCTTCTCTCTGCAACCACATTGAACTACGCCCTGTCTCTGGTGTCTCTGGTGATGTTTTATGTCTACTACACACACTCGGATGGCTGCACTGAGAACAAGGTCTTCATCAGCATCAACATGCTGCTGTGCGTGGGAGCCTCAGTCATGTCCATCCTGCCCAAGATCCAGGTACACTGTGTTTATTAATTGATGAAATGGTGCCCGATAATAATGGAATAAGTgatgagaaataaaatatttaacattattaatgaATGTAAAATGCCCACccctttttaattttaattttaacactTTTTACAAAATATCGTATTTGGTGCTGTCTACTGgtaatgcgttttttttttttttttttgtctaagcCATGAGAATTTTTTCAGACTGATATTACAGGCAAATATTTAGGccattacattattattattgtcatgaaTATGTTGcgttgttcattttatttagtaATACCTAGTTGTTTATCTGTGCCTCTTTTCCTTAGGAGTCCCAGCCAAGGTCTGGCCTGCTGCAGTCATCCATTGTGACTCTGTACACCATGTACCTGACCTGGTCAGCCATGACCAACGAGCCTGGTGAGGACCCGTCCCGGTTGCACTGACACATGCATCTCTCGCTTAAATGTCAGCATGTTCCCATACATCTGCTGATcgttgcatttttaaaatttgcCCAATTCCCTTGCACTTTTCAGACAGGAAATGCAACCCGAGCTTGCTGGGCATCATTGGCATGAACAGCACCAGACCTGCTGGCCAGGACaatgtggtgcagtggtgggatGCCCAAGGTGTTGTGGGATTGCtcctgtttttgatgtgtgtTCTGTACTCCAGGTAAGCAAAAAGCCCAGATGTCAAAACCAGCTTTACTTTGCacaatttgtctttttttttttttttttttttttttttccatagtgGCTAGAATGCGATGTTTAGGtcaggattttcttttttttggtagatgttgagatgtttgtttttctctctccagcaTCCGTAACTCCTCCACCACCCAAGTGAACAAGCTGACCCTCACAAGCGATGAATCCGCCCTGATTGAGGACGGGCCGATTCACCCTGAGAGCTTTGAGGAGGGTGATGGTACAACCCGCGCTGTAGACAATGAAAAGGATGGTGTCACCTACAGCTACTCCTTCTTTCACTTCATGCTCTTCCTGGCCTCGCTTTACATCATGATGACCCTCACCAACTGGTACAGGTATGTGGCCATGAACCTGGGTTCAAAACTCCATAGCATGTAGAAGCTATGAAATATTCTGTAGCTTCTATAGGATTGAGGATGGAGATATCTGAACTTTTAAACAACAATAGAAAGTTGTCTCAAGAACATAAGTGTCTTAAAAACGTATATGGATAATTGTGATAATTTTAAGTAGGCTAATGCTGTTGGGAAGGGGTGTTAGTACCAgtctttattacattattattgttaGTTGCATCTTTGCTGTAAGTAGCAGTAGATGccaatttcactttcatatacagCTTTGTatacaattcaataaaattaaGGAGTAGCTGAATGGAAGGTGTGCCATTTGTGTTAATGTTTTATAGTTATTAGCAGTAATTGGGCAATTCGTGGGTTTTAAATAGCCTCACTGAGTGGCCAGTGCCACTTGTACCTGGGTGCAGATCTACCCCAATGCCGGCCGCATTCGGACTCTGATGTCAGTCTGTTTCCTCCTTCAGCCCGGACTCCAACTACGAGACCATGACCAGCAAGTGGCCATCGGTGTGGGTGAAGATCACATCCAGCTGGGTCTGCATCGCCCTGTACGTCTGGACCCTGGTGGCTCCACTGGTCCTCACCAACCGCGACTTTGACTGAGCGAAAGGAGTGGAAGAAGCCAGACTCGGCCCGTGTTCATCGTTGTGAATACCCCAACctgcgtagcctagcgggggccGAGCTGCGATGttgctgtaaatactgtaaaagaGGCTGATCCAGTCAGGCATCTTGGCCGCTATATGGCAGAAGTGTCTTGAGTGAATTTCCTcatctgtgttttgtgcattgCCTGTGAGAGGCTCTAACACTATTTGTTTATAAGAAGTGCATGTTGATGACTAGTGcaatgttttggggttttttttagtTCACAAATTGTTATGCTGCTTCTTTTGCGTGGAATAGTGGCTGACTGAATATTTTAGACGCAGCGATCTGAATTAGATTCTGTTTACAGCAAGAGTTTAGAGTTCAAGCAAAGTGACTGCTGGTCGCATTTTTGTAAAGCATGCGTAATTCACGTATTATTGTATTAGCACGTTAGCCATTCGTAACTGCGCTTGTTGTGCTCATCCCTGCTCCA
Coding sequences within:
- the serinc1 gene encoding serine incorporator 1, whose amino-acid sequence is MGAVLGLCSMASWIPCLCGSAPCLLCRCCPSSNNSTVTRLIYAFFMLLGVAIACIMLLPGMEGHLKKIPGFCEGGMGSSIPGVEGHVNCDVLVGYKAVYRVCFGMAMFFLLFSLIMIKVKSSQDPRAAIHNGFWFFKFAATTAITIGAFFIPEGPFTTIWFYVGVAGAFCFILIQLVLLIDFAHSWNESWVEKMEEGNSRCWYAALLSATTLNYALSLVSLVMFYVYYTHSDGCTENKVFISINMLLCVGASVMSILPKIQESQPRSGLLQSSIVTLYTMYLTWSAMTNEPDRKCNPSLLGIIGMNSTRPAGQDNVVQWWDAQGVVGLLLFLMCVLYSSIRNSSTTQVNKLTLTSDESALIEDGPIHPESFEEGDGTTRAVDNEKDGVTYSYSFFHFMLFLASLYIMMTLTNWYSPDSNYETMTSKWPSVWVKITSSWVCIALYVWTLVAPLVLTNRDFD